The Patescibacteria group bacterium genome includes the window CGCCATCACCGCCGCTACCACCTGCTCCGCCTTCGGCAATCTGGCCTTGACCCTGGTTTTGACCCTGGCTGTTGTTGAGGCTGTAATTATTGGCTTTCAGACCGTGATTCCAGACGCCAAGTGCTTCTGCGCCAAGGTTCAAGCTGAACCTAAACTGTTGGGCTCTGGCAAAACAGACCGTCCCGGGGTCACATTCGTACGCCTGTACAACATAAGCTGGTCTCGTATTACGGCCAAGTAAATACTTGTCCGTTTCAGAGAGTCCGACTTTTTCAGGAGACCTGGGCGATTGTAGCCCGCTTAAGATGGTGTTGCCGCACTTTTTGATCCAGGGAAGAGAGCCGTTCTCGTTAAAGACCACTTCCTCCCCTTTCCGCACGACACAACTCACCTCTTTTCCGGAACCGGCCCGCATGTGAACTAACGTGTCACTATGGAGCGCCACCGCGTACTCGCCTCTTTCGAGGTATTGTTTGCGATGGACGTCCATCGGATCGGCGCCGATATTGCAGTAGGACACCGATGGCGCCGCCACGGTGACCAACGGCACCAACAACACAAAGGACAATACAAAGAACAACAGTAGCTTCTTCATCATCTTCCTCCTTGTCTGGAATATCTGTGAGTCTGCTTCAAAACTACCTTTATGCGTATGTTTGTCAAGACATACACTTTTAAAGCCAGAATGGCGTTCAAACCATTCAAACCTTAAAAGTATTGTCATACCGGTAACGTGTTTCGTCGCCGGTATGACAAATGACAAATGTATAAGGAACTATTCGTTACTGACAGAGAGGGAGTCCGGGGTCTGCCACATGGCCTCCGGGAGTAACCGTCGTACAGCGCGAATCTCCGCGATACGAGTGTCCGTAGGGACGATGGCCGTAGTTATATCCATAGGAATGATAGCCACCGTATCCGTACATCGGGACAAATCCCACACCAACATTCACAGAAGGAAACCAACTGCGAATGAAGCTCCTTTTTGCCGCAGTTTCGGCAAAATTCTTTTGGTCTCGGTAACGACACTCCTCCGTAATAGCGTTGTAGTACTCGGGAGGATATCCTTGTTCGGCAAGCCACACCATGCCCTTGCCAGCCCCCATTCTCTTGAGCGGACTGGATTCGCAAAGCTTGTCGTAATCCAGCTTCGCAAGGTCTTCTACTGTAAAACCGAACCCCTCGGGAATCTGGTGCCGACTTGCTTCCTTCTTCTGTTTCTCTTTCAGGACACAAACGGGCGCCCGATAGTATTCCTGCCAGACCCCCGCGTTGCCTCTTTGAGAAATCGCTTCATACTTGGCCGACGCAATCGCGCTTTCACGCTCTTGCCGACATGCCCGAGACAACTCAACATCATTTGCCTCGATCGTCTGTTGCATGGCCTTCGTATGTAACTCTTGCCGCACTTCCGGTGCCGATGCGCACCCGGAAAGAATAGCAACACCGAGCATCAGAGTAAGCACTACTACCGACGGTATGTGGTTCGTAAAAATATTTACGAGGATCTTTAAGAAACTGTTCATGGTTTTCACCTCCGTTTCAAAGAATGTGGAAAAATCACCGTGTTTTTAGATCTGACACCATTATACTACTTGTTTTGAATTTGTCAAGTATTGTTCCTGTGCCTTAAAGGCGTTAGAATGAAGGGAAATATATGCAATTTGACGACCAAAAGCAGCAGTCTCGCCTTGATGAACTCTATAAACGAGAGGAAGAGGACCTGGTCAGAATACTCGCCGAAAGATACAACGTCTCCTATCTTGATCTCACCGCTGTTTCAGTCAACACCGACGCATTAAAACTTATTCCTGAAGCCACTGCGCGAGAAGCGGGAGTTGCGGCGTTCCTCATAAACGGCAAAAAGTTGAATCTCGTGGTCATTTCCCCAAAGAACGATAAAGTGGATGTCATCCTTGATGATCTTAAACGAGCCGGTTACGAAATCATGCTCTATATGGGTTCAAAGAGAACTCTTGAGAAAGCGTGGGACATGTACAAAGAAATATCTCTTTCGGCCGAAACACAAGGAGGTGTTTTTGATATTTCAGCAACGGCGGTGAGAGATTCCATAAGCCAGATCAAAGATATCGCGGGATTAAAACAATTACTGGCGGGGATTGCCAATGAAACAAACAGATACAAAATATCAAAGATCCTTGAGGTCATTTTGGGCGGGGCGATTGCCATAGGCGCTTCCGACGTACACTTTGAACCTGAAGAAAAGCAGGTTCGTTTGCGATTTCGGCTGGATGGCGTTCTTCAAGACTTTACCGTATTTAAAAATGAAACATTTCATTTTTTGCTTTCCCGCATCAAACTGCTTTCCGGACTCAAGCTCAACATAAAAGAGACGGCGCAGGACGGCCGCTTTAGTATCAAACTGGAAACGGGAGAAATAGAGATCAGAACTTCAATGCTTCCCGGAGAATACGGAGAATCAATCGTGCTCCGAATCCTCAATCCGGAAAATATTAATGTTTCTTTTGAGAGTATGGGAATAGAGCCGATACTTTTTGCAATCCTTGAAAAGGAGGTCCTGAAACCGAACGGTATGATACTCACCACGGGGCCTACCGGTTCCGGCAAGACAACCACCCTCTATGCTTTCATGAGAAAGGTGTATACGCCGGAAATAAAGATCATCACCATTGAAGATCCTATTGAATATCACCTCCAGGGTATCAGTCAAACCCAGGTGAATAAAGCAAAAGATTACACGTTCTTAAATGGGTTGCGCAGCGCGTTGCGGCAAGACCCGGACATTATCATGGTCGGAGAAATTCGCGATGGAGAAACCGCGGAAGTGGCCGTAAACTCCGCGCTCACCGGACACTTGGTGTTCTCAACGCTCCACACCAACGACGCGGCTGGCGTGATACCCCGCCTCATAGACCTTGGCGTCAACCCGAAGATCATCAGCTCCGCGCTCAATATTTCTCTCGCCCAGCGCTTGGTGAGAAAATTATGCCAGACGTGCAAGAAAGAAGACCGTCCCGATCCAAAGGAGCGCGCTCTTATTGAACATACGATAGAGACGATCAAACAGAAGCGGGATATTGTTCTTGATCCTTCAAAGGTCTGGAGGGCAAAAACTACGGAAAATACCTGTCCTGCCTGCAACGGACTGGGGTATAAGGGGCGTATCGGTATATTTGAAGCGATCCTCACCGACAGAGCGGTTGAAGACGTGATCGTCACCTCAAATCCCTCCGCGCGAGAGATAAAAAAAGCCGCCATCCCTCAAAATATTCTTGATATGCGAGAAGATGGTATAATCAAGGTACTTTCCGGCATCACTTCACTTGATGAATTGCGGAGAGTGGTGGATTTGGAGGCGGTATGACCGAAGAAAAGATTGTTGTTCTTTCACAAAAAAACACCAAGCAAAAAGTTATTTGTGCCTGGTGTTGATCATTCAGCCCATAATCCTCTAAGCAATCCTTTCAATATATGGGTACCAAAAGTGAGGAGTTATTATCAGGATAGTTTCAGTACGCACGCCGAAACGTGCAACCAAGGCGTCCTTAATTAACACCCACGTTAGTTGCTTAGAGGATTATGTGCTGAATAGAACTGAGAAGGAGTTTCCGGAACTCCTTGTTGTACAGATAACACCTTATCATGAAATATATTTTATGTCAAGTAACCACGACAAAGAGCCCAAAGTGTCCCTGACAGGCGACACCTCCGATTCTCGGGACTCCAAAGAGGCGGAAGTGCCGCCGGATGAACTTTTTTTGGACCACACACTGCGTCCGCAGTCTTGGGATGGCTATATCGGCCAGGAAAATATCAAACGCAACCTGAAGATCCTGTTGACGGCCGCAAAAGAGCGCAACCATCCTCCCGAACACCTGTTATTTTATGGTCCACCGGGGTTAGGGAAGACGACGCTCGCCCATTTGATCGCAATAGAGAGCGGCACCCAGATGCGCGCGACGTCGGGACCGGCGATTGAAAAGGTTGGCGATCTTGCCTCCATCCTCACCAACCTCTCTCCGGGAGACATTCTCTTCATAGACGAGATCCATCGACTCAATAAGCTCATTGAGGAGGTCCTCTACCCTGCCATGGAGTCCGGCTCTCTTGATATCATCATCGGCAAAGGCCCTTCGGCGCGCACCATTCAGCTTGATCTGCCGCCGTTCACCTTGATCGCGGCCACCACGCGTATTTCTCTGCTCTCTTCTCCGCTTCGCTCCCGTTTCTCGGGCGGAACGTTCCGTTTGGAATTCTACACAACCGGTGAGGTGAAAAAAATCATCAATCAATCGGCGCACATCTTGGGGGTCTCCATAGACGATGAAGCGGCGGATGAAATCGCAAAGCGCAGTCGCTTTACGCCGCGCATCGCAAACTACCTCTTAAAGCGATGCCGCGATTTCGCACAGGTGCATAGAGGAAAGCTCTCCAAAGAAACGGTGCGGGAAGCACTCATGCTTCTTGATATTGATGAGTTGGGACTCAATGCCCTTGATAGAAAAATACTGGAAACCATTATTACTAAATTTGCGGGCGGACCGGTAGGCCTTGGCACCATTTCAGCCGCCATATCGGAAGAGGAAGGAACGATTGAAGAAGTGAGCGAACCCTACCTTATCCAATTGGGGCTCTTGGAGCGTACGGCGCGCGGACGTACCGCCACCAACAGGGCGTACCGCCACCTTGGGCACGATCTCCCGGGAGAGCGTCAGGAAAAACTATTATAAGACCCCCTGCGCAATAACCTTTTCTACTCCAATGATGAATTTTCGGCTACAAACAACCCACCGCACCACAAGAGTACTTCCAATTTCCAACTCCCTCCGCGGTCGTGGAAATTTAGGTCGCTCGTCAATGAATACGCTGTATTCACCTCCTCGCGCTTCGCTGTTTTCGCACAAAAATTCGTCATTTCGTTACGAAAAATTATTACGCAGTGGGTCTATAGAAAAATACCATGTCAGGACATAGTAAATGGTCAAAAATAAAACATAAAAAGGCGGCATCGGATGCGCAGAAGAGTAAAGTCTTTGGAAAACTGGCTCACTTGATCGCCACGGAATCAAGAAGCGCGAAAGGAGATGTCAACGCGCCCAACCTTCGCACCGCCATCGAAAAAGCGAGGGCGGTGAATATGCCCTCCGACAACATTCTCCGTGCGATTAAAAAAGGGACAGATAGTAGCGCAGTCCACATGGAGCACGTGGTGTACGAAGCATACGGCCCGGGGGGATCCGCGCTTATCATTGAAGGGCTCACCGACAACAGAAACAGAACCTCTCAGGAGATTCGGCACCTTTTATCAATACACGACGCTTCACTTGCGGAACAAGGAGCCGCGAGTTGGGCATTTGAAAAAAAAGACGGGGAATGGGTGCCGAAAATATCCG containing:
- a CDS encoding GspE/PulE family protein yields the protein MQFDDQKQQSRLDELYKREEEDLVRILAERYNVSYLDLTAVSVNTDALKLIPEATAREAGVAAFLINGKKLNLVVISPKNDKVDVILDDLKRAGYEIMLYMGSKRTLEKAWDMYKEISLSAETQGGVFDISATAVRDSISQIKDIAGLKQLLAGIANETNRYKISKILEVILGGAIAIGASDVHFEPEEKQVRLRFRLDGVLQDFTVFKNETFHFLLSRIKLLSGLKLNIKETAQDGRFSIKLETGEIEIRTSMLPGEYGESIVLRILNPENINVSFESMGIEPILFAILEKEVLKPNGMILTTGPTGSGKTTTLYAFMRKVYTPEIKIITIEDPIEYHLQGISQTQVNKAKDYTFLNGLRSALRQDPDIIMVGEIRDGETAEVAVNSALTGHLVFSTLHTNDAAGVIPRLIDLGVNPKIISSALNISLAQRLVRKLCQTCKKEDRPDPKERALIEHTIETIKQKRDIVLDPSKVWRAKTTENTCPACNGLGYKGRIGIFEAILTDRAVEDVIVTSNPSAREIKKAAIPQNILDMREDGIIKVLSGITSLDELRRVVDLEAV
- the ruvB gene encoding Holliday junction branch migration DNA helicase RuvB, whose amino-acid sequence is MSSNHDKEPKVSLTGDTSDSRDSKEAEVPPDELFLDHTLRPQSWDGYIGQENIKRNLKILLTAAKERNHPPEHLLFYGPPGLGKTTLAHLIAIESGTQMRATSGPAIEKVGDLASILTNLSPGDILFIDEIHRLNKLIEEVLYPAMESGSLDIIIGKGPSARTIQLDLPPFTLIAATTRISLLSSPLRSRFSGGTFRLEFYTTGEVKKIINQSAHILGVSIDDEAADEIAKRSRFTPRIANYLLKRCRDFAQVHRGKLSKETVREALMLLDIDELGLNALDRKILETIITKFAGGPVGLGTISAAISEEEGTIEEVSEPYLIQLGLLERTARGRTATNRAYRHLGHDLPGERQEKLL
- a CDS encoding YebC/PmpR family DNA-binding transcriptional regulator gives rise to the protein MSGHSKWSKIKHKKAASDAQKSKVFGKLAHLIATESRSAKGDVNAPNLRTAIEKARAVNMPSDNILRAIKKGTDSSAVHMEHVVYEAYGPGGSALIIEGLTDNRNRTSQEIRHLLSIHDASLAEQGAASWAFEKKDGEWVPKISVPLSEEDGEKLGKIIEELEDSDDVQNVFTNAE